The following are encoded together in the Anopheles nili chromosome 3, idAnoNiliSN_F5_01, whole genome shotgun sequence genome:
- the LOC128725548 gene encoding kelch domain-containing protein 3, with product MHWIVNLEGGPRRVNHASVAVGEFIYSFGGYCTGEDYHSNSAIDVHVLNTHNMRWSPIPVIEDENGVPCKYPEVPFQRYGHTAVAFEHKVYLWGGRNDEIVCDILFCFDTRTRKWSRPSVTGTVPGARDGHSACVYGERMYIFGGFEESIDKFSCDVYYLDLRSMHWTYVYALGEPPSYRDFHSATMVNQRMYVFGGRSDAVAPYHSQEEIYCPKIKFLDLKTDCWHTPKTTGEIPLGRRSHSAFTYRNKIYIFAGYNGNLDKHFNDLYCFDPDRNVWRLLTPLGPAPRARRRQSCLVIGKRMYLFGGTCPTINADPSSFDYSDTHVLDFEPSLCTLAIIKILEYKLDTSSLPHDIRIEIRNMSTPNKIGRSLNKG from the exons ATGCATTGGATCGTTAATCTCGAAGGTGGACCTAGACGCGTAAATCATGCATCTGTGGCGGTGGGAGAGTTTATATATTCCTTTGGTGGATACTGCACGGGGGAAGATTACCATTCAAACAGCGCCATAGATGTACACGTTCTTAACACGCACAACATGCGCTGGTCCCCTATCCCGGTGATTGAGGATGAGAATGGTGTACCGTGTAAATATCCTGAGGTGCCGTTCCAGCGGTATGGTCACACAGCAGTAGCTTTTGAACACAAAGTGTATCTATGGGGCGGCCGCAACGATGAAATCGTCTGCGACATACTATTTTGCTTTGACACGAGAACCAGAAAATGGTCAAGACCCTCGGTGACTGGTACAGTACCTGGCGCCCGTGATGGTCACTCTGCCTGTGTATACGGGGAACGTATGTACATTTTTGGAGGCTTCGAAGAAAGCATAGATAAATTTTCTTGTGATGTCTATTACCTCGATTTGCGTTCAATGCATTGGACCTACGTTTATGCGCTTGGGGAGCCTCCATCTTATAGGGACTTCCATTCAGCTACTATGGTCAACCAACGGATGTACGTGTTCGGAGGAAGAAGTGATGCTGTGGCCCCTTATCACTCACAAGAAGAAATATACtgcccaaaaataaaatttctagATCTTAAAACGGACTGCTGGCACACGCCCAAAACTACTGGTGAAATTCCATTGGGTCGAAGAAGTCATTCTGCAT TTACCTatagaaacaaaatatatatttttgcgGGATACAACGGAAATCTAGATAAACATTTCAATGATCTCTACTGTTTCGATCCTGATCGAAACGTTTGGCGATTGTTAACTCCACTTGGTCCTGCACCACGTGCAAGAAGACGTCAGTCATGCTTGGTAATCGGCAAGAGAATGTATCTATTTGGAGGAACATG TCCAACGATAAATGCAGATCCCTCGTCATTCGACTACAGTGATACGCATGTTCTTGACTTTGAACCTAGTTTGTGCACGTTGGCCATTATAAAAATTTTGGAATACAAGCTGGACACTTCGAGTTTACCTCATGATATCAG AATTGAAATACGAAATATGTCTACACCAAACAAAATTGGTAGATCATTAAACAAAGGTTGA
- the LOC128725604 gene encoding DNA-binding protein D-ETS-6-like, producing MQQDETDLYAKGAYKGDSPDSDEDSEQIYVPNDPHQWQSEHVIAWISWVSNKFDIFPPLEPARFPQTGQEIAQFSKADFWVCAGSKIGGNTLSKHFAHLIQRSNRCVDSHALETDIDPEPYQLLNAASHRLVSQGGQIQLWQFLLEQLADSTNTPCISWEGTNGEFKLSDPDEVARRWGERKAKPNMNYDKLSRALRYYYDKNIMTKVQGKRYTYKFDFHGLMAACQAQAQLTDTGGSASLLSGCGSYGSSPGSSTSSMKSPVPMHSANSSPTQVQYSVTGPTTVSHPAAASSSPIYSNPSIPTNHPTSVSISATASSTQSNTNLPSIASSSTESVSFSDAVSSHLR from the exons atgcaacaagATGAAACGGACTTGTATGCAAAAGGTGCTTACAAAGGTGATTCACCGGACAGCGATGAGGATAGTGAACAAATTTACGTACCGAATGATCCACATCAGTGGCAGTCAGAGCATGTGATCGCATGGATTTCGTGGGTTTCAAACAAATTCGACATTTTCCCGCCCCTCGAACCTGCACGCTTTCCACAAACAGGCCAAGAGATCGCGCAATTCTCGAAAGCGGACTTTTGGGTGTGCGCTGGTAGCAAAATCGGCGGCAACACGCTGTCCAAACATTTTGCCCATCTCATCCAACGAAGCAATCGATGCGTAGATAGTCACGCGCTTGAAACCGACATAGACCCAG AGCCGTATCAACTACTTAATGCTGCATCTCACAGATTGGTTTCACAAG GAGGACAAATCCAGTTATGGCAGTTTCTTTTGGAACAACTTGCCGAttccacaaacacaccatGTATCTCTTGGGAAGGAACAAACG GTGAATTTAAGCTATCAGACCCGGATGAAGTTGCCCGCCGGTGGGGAGAGCGCAAAGCCAAGCCGAACATGAACTACGACAAGCTTAGCCGAGCCCTCAG ATACTACTACGATAAGAATATTATGACGAAAGTGCAAGGCAAGCGGTACACGTACAAATTTGATTTCCACGGTTTGATGGCGGCCTGCCAGGCACAGGCACAGCTTACGGACACCGGTGGCAGTGCAAGTCTTCTCTCCGGTTGTGGTTCCTACGGCTCCAGTCCAGGATCGTCAACGTCCTCGATGAAATCTCCGGTACCCATGCATTCGGCTAATTCTAGCCCCACGCAGGTTCAATACTCCGTTACAGGCCCAACGACCGTTAGTCATCCTGCAGCTGCTTCGAGCTCTCCAATTTACTCAAATCCATCGATACCGACCAACCATCCTACCTCGGTCAGCATATCTGCAACTGCATCTTCCACGCAATCCAACACAAACCTTCCTTCCATTGCGTCCAGCTCCACTGAATCGGTTTCTTTCTCGGACGCAGTATCCTCGCATTTGCGCTAG
- the LOC128727549 gene encoding neuronal acetylcholine receptor subunit eat-2-like isoform X1, protein MVKKVNKKEWICAWCFVILSITVGQSVGESEGAAPWTPTWADTLKKDLLKGYDPSIRPSQHYNVTTVEARITITHVEINEIKSTLSVYGWMKFNWIDNRLAWEPMLNGNITKLFLNHSDLWHPTKDQTNTFVKVTSEGMIEYTSALQKQSKCFMQWEKWPFDVQFCSMMFSPWKPLDAMETHVALVKNDIPQGTTWSLLNISLETHVIFDFHEGVEHRATQFHVVMKRNSNIYRSTIIAPACVLIMMNLLSFWLPENCAEKLVLNGINVLVTCMFLIHFNEYISYYTNSTPSIVLFYSQSLYLSGFCLLMTIILQSVVKSMSKVPLYPFMKKLIMLDVVVYMICMKKPSDENLDDICEVLEEPRNNTDEDQSTVHGVAGYQKDWMIFTTLLERIVFIIYVIIFSLMLYFHF, encoded by the exons ATGGTGAAGAAAGTGAATAAAAAGGAGTGGATATGTGCAtggtgttttgtgattttgtcAATTACTGTTGGGCAATCCGTCGGTGAAAGTG AAGGTGCTGCGCCTTGGACACCCACGTGGGCCGACACGCTCAAAAAAGACCTGCTTAAAGGCTACGACCCATCTATTCGACCTTCGCAACACTATAATGTTACTACTGTGGAAGCTAG AATTACAATCACTCATGTGGAGAttaacgaaattaaatcaacgCTGTCCGTGTACGGGTGGATGAAATTC AATTGGATCGACAACCGCCTGGCCTGGGAACCAATGTTGAATGGTAACATCACCAAATTGTTCCTGAACCATTCCGATTTATGGCATCCAACGAAggatcaaacaaacacattcgtAAAAGTTACCAGCGAAGGGATGATTGAATATACAAGTGCcttacaaaaacaaagcaagtGCTTCATGCAGTGGGAGAAATGGCCGTTCGACGTTCAGTTCTGCAGTATGATGTTTTCTCCCTGGAAACCGTTAGATGCCATGGAAACTCATGTGGCACTAGTGAAG AATGATATTCCCCAAGGTACAACGTGGAGCctgttgaacatttcactggaAACACATGTTATCTTTGATTTCCACGAGGGTGTAGAACACAGAGCAACGCAGTTCCATGTTGTGATGaaacgcaacagcaacatatACAGAAGCACCATCATCGCTCCAGCATGTGTACTTATTATGATGAATCTGCTAAGTTTTTGGCTTCCTGAAAATTGTGCAGAAAAATTAGTTTTGAACGGAATCAATGTGCTCGTAACGTGCATGTTTCTGATACACTTTAACGAATATATATCTTACTATACGAACAGCACTCCATCAATCG TATTGTTTTATAGTCAAAGTTTGTACCTTTCGGGATTTTGTTTGCTGATGACTATCATCCTTCAGTCTGTTGTTAAATCCATGTCGAAAGTGCCTCTTTATCCTTTCATGAAGAAACTCATCATGCTGGATGTGGTCGTTTACATGATTTGTATGAAAAAGCCCTCCGAT GAAAACTTAGATGATATATGCGAAGTGTTGGAGGAACCGAGGAACAACACAGATGAAGATCAGTCCACTGTACACGGTGTTGCAGGGTACCAAAAAGACTGGATGATTTTCACTACACTATTAGAGCGCATCGTCTTTATAATATACGTTATAATATTTTCTCTCATGctgtattttcatttttga